The stretch of DNA GGCGAGAGCGTGATGGACGCCGAACAGATCGAGGACGCCGACCGGGAGTGTCCGGAGTGTGGCGGCAACGTCGTCACGGTCGGGTACATGCCCTCCGCGCTGGAGTTCGTCACCGGCTACAAGTGTCAGGACTGCGACTGGG from Haloarcula litorea encodes:
- a CDS encoding DUF5795 family protein produces the protein MAENRVVQGRMQTPESLAELIEGESVMDAEQIEDADRECPECGGNVVTVGYMPSALEFVTGYKCQDCDWAETDRD